One region of Gouania willdenowi chromosome 13, fGouWil2.1, whole genome shotgun sequence genomic DNA includes:
- the tex26 gene encoding LOW QUALITY PROTEIN: testis-expressed protein 26 (The sequence of the model RefSeq protein was modified relative to this genomic sequence to represent the inferred CDS: substituted 1 base at 1 genomic stop codon), giving the protein MTTSLVDSYSLSGPFGSTVYNKDFSWMPVSKPECIRTGTASGNRRNNPQPSKAFLMWRMPRDSAQSSEYVLPSWKCPPSDKDISEALKAQYCSTYRCDFLHRPQVPAVAHRHVQQRGADLTTYDMFFEKRIPDVTXVSKSLLPQELRQLHRSLPQGEKEAVKRILSGNGCSNHKEKVITLPAVVNNSCSPEWISTWPGHF; this is encoded by the exons ATGACCACATCACTCGTAGATTCTTACTCACTGTCTGGACCTTTTGGCTCTACTGTTTACAATAAGGACTTTTCCTGGATGCCAGTCAGTAAACCTGAGTGTATTCGCACTGGAACAGCTTCTGGAAACAGGAGAAACAACCCACAACCCAGCAAG GCCTTTCTGATGTGGAGGATGCCGAGAGATTCTGCACAAAGCTCAGAGTATGTTTTGCCATCTTGGAAATGTCCTCCATCTGATAAGGACATCAGTGAAGCTCTGAAAGCACAGTATTGCTCCACCTACAGATGTGACTTCCTGCATCGGCCTCAAG TTCCCGCGGTCGCACACAGGCATGTCCAGCAGAGAGGAGCAGATCTGACAACATATGACatgttttttgaaaaaagaatcCCAGACGTCACATAAGTCTCAAAGTCTCTGCTGCCACAGGAGCTGCGACAGCTACACAGGAGTCTACCTCAGGGAG AAAAAGAGGCTGTGAAAAGAATTCTAAGTGGCAATGGTTGTTCAAACCATAAAGAAAAAGTCATTACACTCCCAGCTGTTGTTAATAACTCCTGCTCACCTGAGTGGATATCAACATGGCCAGGACATTTCTAA
- the hmgb1b gene encoding high mobility group protein B1b, whose amino-acid sequence MGKDPKKPRGKMSSYAFFVQTCRAEHKKKHPEASVNFSEFSKKCSERWKTMSQKEKTKFEDMAKLDKVRHEKEMRNYIPPKGQKKKPFKDPNAPKRPPSAFFLFCADLRPKIKAETPGLTIGDTAKKLGERWNGLSPEEKQPYERNAAKLKEKYDKDVVMYRTKGTVDSGSAAAADDDDDEEEDDEEDEDDEEDDE is encoded by the exons ATGGGGAAAGATCCAAAGAAGCCCAGAGGCAAAATGTCCTCATATGCTTTCTTTGTGCAAACATGCCGTGCGGAGCATAAGAAGAAGCACCCGGAGGCGTCCGTCAACTTCTCTGAGTTTTCCAAGAAATGCTCTGAGAGATGGAAG acAATGTctcaaaaagagaaaacaaaattTGAGGACATGGCCAAACTGGACAAGGTACGTCATGAAAAGGAAATGAGGAATTACATTCCCCCCAAGGGCCAGAAGAAGAAGCCTTTCAAGGACCCCAACGCCCCCAAGAGACCACC GTCCGCCTTCTTCTTATTCTGCGCAGATCTTCGTCCCAAGATTAAAGCAGAGACCCCCGGGCTCACCATTGGCGACACAGCTAAGAAGTTGGGAGAGCGGTGGAACGGTTTGAGTCCAGAAGAGAAGCAGCCGTATGAAAGGAACGCGGCTAAGTTGAAGGAGAAATACGACAAA GATGTTGTCATGTACCGCACGAAGGGAACTGTGGATTCTGGATCAGCCGCTGCAGCTGACGATGATGACGATGAggaagaagatgatgaagaggacGAGGACGACGAAGAGGATGATGAGTAG